Proteins encoded by one window of Bactrocera oleae isolate idBacOlea1 chromosome 4, idBacOlea1, whole genome shotgun sequence:
- the jef gene encoding major facilitator superfamily domain-containing protein 6, whose protein sequence is MAQYGGGAPNPFGAGGGGGGYEPQPSYGGGYGQQMGGYDQTGGGYDQSGAGYDQSGGYGNQGTVGGADYGGGMPNVGGVPQQPYGMAARPRVDVEATGEVDPTLYPEAKESTHKIRGHADIVEMLFGPTEHELIPVKAFYFFFFAAFGSLFPLMGVYFKQMGMNPGQCGILIGMRPFVEFLSAPFWGSYADRCRQGKKLLMASLACWVLFTIPLSFIKPEAVNCIERKNETDFVLTLTRTKRDLSAYDMSDMNKEDVESYHSQAALQDALTMPQSEAMEESHRRRKRSFIPRIDAGISPIHINFVSNYDDKQHRDYVSPIFSSMVYRTPDIQKAFFLLLLVILIGEFFSAPAITLADSAVITLLGDDADKYGHQRMFGSLGWGISMFIVGIVLDHSTRFSHHPCGAGHMEKNYNICFAIFSILMTCAIVSASKITFKYDPIDIEQPAENPDATANKQAEDESMAELAAQLNLPTLAIGSGSAVVGKAPQAAVGAQSTMFAQTTKEMPEWLTVLTHFKDMKTISFLFVAWFMGFGIGLIFTFLFWHLQDYGGTPTLFGVASVINHVSEIFAYFYSFRFITQIGHIKVLCLGLIGNVLRFLYISYATNPWMVLPFELMQGITHAAVWAASCSYIAHSTPKHLRASAQGVLQGIHHGLGRGCGAIIGGMFVTYYGTTKTFRGYGLACLVVLGVFIFVNFYRKDQGFISDLPATEDPRQVAEETSHLAPHGVPSNPIPRALSNARLNEMNPNGGTGNTYGTYQTSGGNLDIPGANPHNPFAQ, encoded by the exons ATGGCTCAGTACGGTGGTGGCGCACCAAACCCCTTCGGTGCTGGTGGCGGCGGTGGCGGCTATGAACCACAGCCAAGCTATGGCGGCGGCTACGGCCAACAGATGGGCGGTTATGATCAAACAGGCGGTGGTTATGATCAAAGCGGCGCAGGTTACGATCAGAGTGGTGGCTACGGTAATCAGGGAACCGTTGGTGGTGCGGATTATGGTGGTGGCATGCCGAATGTTGGTGGAGTGCCACAACAACCATATGGCATGGCAGCACGTCCACGCGTCGATGTAGAGGCTACTGGTGAAGTGGATCCAACACT CTATCCTGAAGCCAAAGAGTCCACGCACAAAATACGCGGTCACGCCGATATTGTCGAAATGCTTTTTGGGCCCACCGAACACGAACTCATACCGGTGAAGGCCttctatttctttttctttgcCGCTTTCGGTTCACTCTTTCCACTGATGGGTGTTTATTTCAAACAAATGGGTATGAATCCTGGACAGTGCGGTATATTGATTGGTATGCGTCCATTTGTGGAGTTCTTATCGGCACCATTCTGGGGTTCTTATGCGGATCG ctGCCGGCAAGGCAAAAAGTTGTTGATGGCCTCACTCGCCTGTTGGGTGCTATTTACCATACCTTTGAGCTTTATCAAACCCGAGGCTGTGAATTGCATCGAACGCAAGAATGAAACCGATTTCGTTTTGACTTTGACACGCACTAAACGTGATCTCTCCGCATATGATATGAGCGACATGAATAAGGAAGATGTGGAGAGTTACCATTCTCAAGCGGCTTTACAGGATGCACTTACAATGCCACAGAGCGAGGCGATGGAGGAATCGCATAGAAG GCGCAAACGTTCATTTATACCTCGTATTGATGCCGGCATCTCACCCATACACATCAACTTCGTCAGCAATTACGATGACAAACAACATCGTGACTATGTTAGCCCTATATTCTCCTCGATGGTTTATCGCACTCCAGACATTCAAAAAGCTTTCTTCCTGCTCTTACTCGTCATACTTATTGGTGAATTCTTCAGCGCTCCTGCCATTACGCTCGCTGACTCAGCTGTCATTACATTGCTCGGCGACGATGCCGATAAGTATGGTCATCAGCGCATGTTTGGCTCACTCGGCTGGGGTATTTCTATGTTCATTGTCGGTATTGTGCTCGATCACTCGACACGTTTCTCGCATCATCCCTGCGGTGCTGGCCATATGGAAAAGAACTACAACATCTGCTTTGCCATCTTTTCGATATTGATGACTTGCGCAATTGTTTCGGCGTCGAAAATCACTTTCAAATACGATCCAATCGATATAGAACAGCCCGCTGAGAATCCAGACGCCACAGCTAACAAACAGGCGGAGGACGAGAGCATGGCTGAGCTGGCTGCACAGCTGAATTTGCCCACTTTGGCGATCGGTAGTGGTTCGGCGGTGGTCGGCAAGGCACCACAGGCCGCTGTGGGGGCACAGTCGACAATGTTTGCACAAACCACTAAGGAAATGCCCGAATGGTTAACTGTGTTAACACACTTTAAGGATATGAAAACTATTTCGTTTCTATTCGTTGCCTGGTTTATGGGTTTTGGCATTGGACTGATATTTACCTTCCTCTTTTGGCATCTACAAGATTACGGCGGTACTCCGACGCTTTTCGGTGTTGCTTCTGTGATTAATCACGTATCCGAGATCTTCGCCTACTTCTACAGCTTCCGTTTTATTACACAAATTGGCCATATAAAAGTGCTGTGCTTGGGCTTAATCGGCAATGTGCTGCGATTTTTGTATATCTCATATGCGACCAATCCTTGGATGGTGTTACCGTTCGAACTGATGCAGGGCATTACACATGCTGCCGTATGGGCAGCTTCCTGTTCGTACATAGCGCACAGCACACCCAAACATCTGAGAGCTTCAGCACAGGGCGTTCTACAGGGTATACATCATGGTTTGGGACGCGGTTGTGGCGCGATTATTGGTGGCATGTTTGTGACATACTACGGCACTACGAAAACATTCCGTGGTTATGGCCTGGCTTGCCTCGTGGTCTTGGGTGTTTTCATCTTCGTGAATTTCTATCGTAAAGATCAGGGCTTTATCTCGGATTTGCCAGCAACGGAGGATCCGCGACAG GTAGCGGAAGAGACCTCACATCTGGCGCCACATGGTGTACCAAGTAATCCAATACCACGCGCACTCTCTAATGCCCGTCTGAATGAGATGAATCCAAACGGTGGTACTGGCAATACCTACGGCACCTACCAAACTTCGGGCGGTAATCTTGACATACCTGGCGCTAATCCACACAACCCATTCGCGCAATAA